The nucleotide sequence ACGATATTTTTCTTTCCGTATGTTACTTCCTTAGTAGCAATTGCTGTTGTTTGGAATATGTTGTTTCATCCAACAGTGGGACCTATTAATATCTTTTTAAGACGATTTATTGAACATCCTCCAGGTTGGACTTCAAGTTCAAATTGGGCGCTTTGGGCAATTGTAATTGTCAGTATTTGGCGAGGGATGGGTTATTACATGATTCTATACCTTGCAGGACTACAAAGTATCCAAAAAGAACTATATGAAGCGTCTTCGCTAGATGGAGCAAACCGTTGGAAACAATTTTTGAATGTGACATTACCTTCGTTGAGACCAACAACCTTCTTTGTAACGATCATGCTTGTCATCAATTGTTTCAAGGTGTTTGACCTTGTGCAAGTGATGACGGATGGCGGCCCTGGTCGAGCGACAAATGTGCTGGTTTACCAAATCTACAATGAAGCATTCAAAAAATTTGATTTTGGTTATGCTTCAGCTATTTCACTTGTTTTGTTCGTAATTGTTTTGGGCGTTACGGTTGTTCAATTTTCTTGGAATAAGCGTCGTACTTAGGAGGTGTGATATGGAAGAGAGTGTTCGAAATGAAAGAAAAAAAGCAAAAATTCGTTCAAAAAACATGCCCTTTATTCAATGGTTGGGTATGATTCTGCTGATTGTATTAGCTTTATTGACGATCATTCCTTTTTTATGGATGGTTTCTGCTTCATTCAAAGCAAATAATGAAGTGTTAACGATTCCGATTCAATGGATCCCTAAAACTTGGCATTTAGAGAATTATCTGGTTATTTGGTCTCGTATTCCTTTAGTGACATTTTTTAAGAATACAGCTTTTTTAAGCGTTGTGATCACGTTGATTCAGTTGTTTACTTCTAGTTTTGCTGTTTACGGGTTTTCTGAACTAAATTTTAAAGGGCGCGATATTTTATTTTTAGCATATATCGGCACGATTGCTGTCCCTTGGCAGTCTTATATGATCCCGCAGTTCATTATGATGAGAAAAGTGGGTTTAACAGATACGTTGTGGTCGTTGGTGCTATTACAAGCGTTCAATGCTTTTGGTGTGTTCTTGTTGAAGCAATATTACAGTAGTATCCCAGATTCTTTATGTGAGAGTGCGCGGATCGATGGCTTATCAGAGTGGGAAATCTATCGCAAGATCATTTTACCTCTTACAAAACCGGCGATTGCCAGTTTGACGATCATCACATTCGTTAATACATGGAACGATTATATGGGGCCATTCATTTATTTGTCTTCTACGGAAAATAAAACAATCCAGTTAGGGTTG is from Enterococcus faecium and encodes:
- a CDS encoding carbohydrate ABC transporter permease, which gives rise to MENSINKKATNHLRRKRTWIAYSFIAPNFIGFFVFTLIPILFSLVLAFMKWDSFSTPEFAGLDNFRKMANDETFWISLKNTFLYTAAVVPGTLVCSLGLALLLNQKIRGMKLFRTIFFFPYVTSLVAIAVVWNMLFHPTVGPINIFLRRFIEHPPGWTSSSNWALWAIVIVSIWRGMGYYMILYLAGLQSIQKELYEASSLDGANRWKQFLNVTLPSLRPTTFFVTIMLVINCFKVFDLVQVMTDGGPGRATNVLVYQIYNEAFKKFDFGYASAISLVLFVIVLGVTVVQFSWNKRRT
- a CDS encoding carbohydrate ABC transporter permease, which translates into the protein MPFIQWLGMILLIVLALLTIIPFLWMVSASFKANNEVLTIPIQWIPKTWHLENYLVIWSRIPLVTFFKNTAFLSVVITLIQLFTSSFAVYGFSELNFKGRDILFLAYIGTIAVPWQSYMIPQFIMMRKVGLTDTLWSLVLLQAFNAFGVFLLKQYYSSIPDSLCESARIDGLSEWEIYRKIILPLTKPAIASLTIITFVNTWNDYMGPFIYLSSTENKTIQLGLKMFIGLFDAEYALIMAASVVSVLPVAFIFLAMQKYFVEGIASSGMKE